A window from Solea senegalensis isolate Sse05_10M linkage group LG15, IFAPA_SoseM_1, whole genome shotgun sequence encodes these proteins:
- the LOC122782130 gene encoding uncharacterized protein LOC122782130 gives MLEMMDSVRPGNLDQKEPSTSAKGPTGVKRPRSPSAPKKSCGNQKVKVEEWPELPKDVSVEVGDWPGVPKAVAEVPVERPRRRIVFKKRRTSQQQGAAADVVEVMSGPSPVTIEDYPPLHSSPDLIQSKVAANVYTLPVTFDAGSVSSCEEEIIVVSDTDSEGSISFGWTDTLPLPEGSGSVGAGVDEGTVISDTDSEGSISFGCFDTVPRSFGVRSVRGSFHQGDKRFKYRGVQCMAVSLAAMAMHKTKSVFSWQSRHLDKAVVCGDKIYTSLLDNNLICGWHTMPCIPELPKQLDRRGHSYDFEYGDFVTGDVNVVEGEFIDAGVCTTLKDGLEKMCMEYDTCFFTLLSRTCGIIREGERFAVVDSHARSADGMVHPKGKSVVVYFSSLEHLIQHVSCFAAGFRGTQKLFEIAGVRVTVKVDGGASQSSSGKIGAKRRTTTIPTRTSKRVKRSDPIDSDVAFVSEVTVKELVFNPVRNDVARTLCDKLHVESEKVDDVFSIVGVLGAPCKKDTIVGDGNCFFRSVSQAVCGSQKNHRKIRLAVVKQLEDNAVAYESILRSEFSSVSEYVIKSRMRYVGSWATEVEIQAAADCLGVSIFTYMGDRWLEYSCKNSQCSSQAVYLDNVSGNHYETVVCVHQPQSQFCYGYCKVGEATTGYNFRQHSKVVAQQVEL, from the exons ATGCTGGAGATGATGGACAGTGTCCGTCCAGGCAATCTTGATCAGAAGGAGCCCAGTACTTCTGCCAAGGGACCAACG gGGGTCAAGCGTCCTAGGAGCCCTTCTGCTCCAAAGAAGAGCTGTGGAAATCAGAAG GTGAAGGTGGAGGAGTGGCCTGAACTTCCCAAGGATGTTTCA gtggaggtgggggatTGGCCTGGAGTGCCCAAGGCTGTGGCG gAGGTCCCTGTGGAGCGTCCCCGCAGACGCATTGTCTTCAAGAAGAGGCGTACTTCTCAGCAG CAGGGTGCAGCTGCAGATGTTGTGGAGGTGATGAGTGGACCATCACCTGTGACCATTGAAGACTATCCCCCTCTGCACAGCTCCCCAGACCTCATCCAAAGTAAGGTCGCTGCGAATGTTTATACTTTGCCGGTAACGTTTGATGCTGGGTCTGTTAGTTCATGTGAAGAGGAGATCATAGTGGTCTCTGATACAGACAGTGAGGGTTCCATTTCTTTTGGGTGGACTGATACTTTGCCATTACCGGAAGGTTCAGGGTCTGTTGGGGCAGGTGTAGATGAGGGCACAGTGATCTCTGATACAGACAGTGAGGGTTCCATTTCTTTTGGGTGCTTTGATACTGTGCCGCGAAGTTTTGGGGTGCGTTCTGTGAGGGGATCTTTTCATCAGGGGGATAAGCGTTTTAAATATAGAGGTGTACAGTGTATGGCAGTAAGTTTGGCTGCCATGGCTATGCATAAGACCAagagtgtgttttcttggcAATCAAGACATCTGGACAAGGCTGTTGTTTGTGGTGACAAGATCTACACATCTTTGCTTGACAATAACTTGATTTGTGGTTGGCACACTATGCCGTGTATTCCAGAGTTACCAAAGCAGTTAGATAGACGTGGCCATAGTTATGATTTTGAGTATGGCGATTTTGTGACTGGAGATGTCAATGTAGTTGAGGGAGAGTTTATTGATGCAGGTGTGTGCACAACTCTCAAGGACGGTTTGGAAAAGATGTGTATGGAATATGACACATGCTTTTTCACATTGTTATCCCGTACTTGTGGGATTATTAGGGAAGGAGAACggtttgctgttgttgactCTCATGCACGCAGTGCAGATGGGATGGTGCATCCCAAAGGAAAgagtgttgttgtgtattttagtaGTCTTGAACACTTGATTCAGCATGTTagttgttttgctgcaggattCAGAGGGACACAGAAGTTGTTTGAGATTGCTGGTGTTCGTGTCACTGTGAAAGTAGATGGTGGTGCTAGCCAGTCATCTTCAGGGAAGATTGGTGCAAAGCGCAGGACTACTACAATACCCACTCGTACTTCAAAGAGGGTTAAAAGGAGTGACCCAATTGATTCAGATGTAGCATTTGTTAGTGAGGTTACAGTTAAGGAGTTGGTGTTTAACCCTGTTCGTAATGATGTAGCTCGAACTTTATGTGACAAATTACATGTGGAGTCAGAGAAAGTCGACGATGTGTTTTCAATAGTTGGTGTGTTGGGGGCTccgtgcaaaaaggacacaaTAGTTGGTGATGGCAACTGTTTTTTTAGATCAGTCAGTCAAGCTGTGTGTGGTTCACAAAAGAATCACAGGAAAATTAGATTAGCTGTAGTTAAACAATTAGAAGACAATGCTGTAGCCTATGAGAGCATTTTGAGAAGTGAGTTCTCGTCAGTGTCAGAATATGTCATTAAGTCAAGGATGCGTTATGTCGGCAGTTGGGCGACAGAGGTTGAgattcaagcagcagcagattgcTTAGGAGTTTCTATTTTCACTTACATGGGTGATCGCTGGCTTGAATATAGTTGTAAGAATAGCCAGTGTTCCAGTCAGGCAGTGTACTTAGATAATGTCAGCGGTAACCACTATgagactgttgtttgtgttcatcagccacagtcacagttttGTTATGGTTACTGCAAAGTAGGTGAGGCTACAACAGGCTACAATTTTAGACAGCACAGTAAAGTAGTGGCACAG